The window GGTCAGTTTCGGACCGTTCGCCATCCGCTGGTACGCGCTCGCCTATATTGGCGGCATCGTGCTGGGCTGGATCTATGCCCGCGCCATCATCCGCGACGGCAGACTTTGGGGCGGCACCTCGCCGATCAGCCTGCTCGATATGGACGATTTCATCCTGTGGGTGACGTTCGGCATCATCCTCGGCGGCCGCACCGGCTATGTGCTGTTCTACAACCTCGATTATTTCGTGCAGCATCCGGCCGAGATCATCGAATTGTGGAAAGGCGGCATGTCGTTCCACGGCGGTTTCCTCGGCTGCGTGGCGGCCGTGCTGCTGTTCGGCTGGCGGCGCAAGGTGTCGGTTTTGTCACTCGGCGACATCACCTGTGCCGTGGGTCCGATCGGCCTGTTGCTGGGACGCATTGCCAATTTCATCAATGGCGAGCTGTGGGGCCGCGCGGCCGATGTGCCCTGGGCCATGGTGTTTCCGACCGGTGGGCCGGTTCCGCGGCATCCCAGCCAGCTCTATGAGGCAACGCTGGAAGGCGTGCTGCTGTTCATCGTGCTGGCGCTGATGATCCGGGCCGGCGCACTGAGGCGGCCGGGATTTATTATCGGCAGTTTCGCCACGCTTTATGGCATTGCCCGCATCACCGGCGAGTTCTTTCGTGAGCCCGATCCCCAGCTCGGATTTTTGTGGGGCGGGCTGACCATGGGTATGGTGCTGTCGGTGCCGATGATTGTTGCCGGGGTTTGCTTCCTCGTGGCGGCATGGCGCCGCCAACCTGTCTCTTCCATCCAGGCACCCGCGAACCAGGTGTCCATTAACCAGGGCTGATCGTGATCCCGACCTCGCCACTCGAGGCTGACATCCGCAAGCTGATCAGGTCCACCGGGCCAATGCCGGTGTGGCGCTACATGCAGCTGTGCCTGACCCATCACGAGCACGGCTACTACATCGCGCGCGATCCGCTGGGACGCGAAGGCGATTTCGTCACCGCGCCGGAAGTCAGCCAGATGTTCGGCGAATTGCTCGGGCTATGGGCAGCCTCGGTCTGGAAGGCGATTGGCGCGCCGGACACCATCCGGCTGATCGAACTCGGGCCCGGCCGTGGCACGCTGATGATGGACGCGCTGCGCGCGATCCGGATCGTGCCGCCGTTCCACGCCGCTTGTCATGTGCACATGGTGGAAATCAATGCGGCGCTGCGCGAAAAGCAGGTTGCGGCATTGGCCGGCACCAGGAACGTCCATTGGCACGACGGCATCGACGACGTGCCGGAAGGCCCGTCGATCATTTTCGCCAACGAATATGTCGACGTGCTGCCGATCCACCAGATGGTCCGCCGGGAAACCGGCTGGCACGAGCGCGTAATCGAGATCGACGCCGCCGATCGGCTGGCGTTCGGCGCCTCTGCTGAGCCGATGTCCCGGTTCGACCTTTTGCTGCCGCCCCTGGTCCGCGCCGCGCCGGTCGGCGCCGTGTTCGAATGGCGGCCGAACACCGAGATCATGAAGATCACCAGCCGCGTACGCGCCTTCGGCGGCGCCGCGCTGATCATCGACTATGGTCATCTGCGCAGCGATGCCGGCGATACGTTTCAGGCCATCGCCAAACATAGTTTCACCGACCCGCTGAAGAACGCCGGACTGTCCGATGTCACGGCCCATGTCGACTTCCAGGCCATGGCCCATGCAGTTGAGGATATCGGCGGCCGGGTACACGGCCCGATCGAGCAAGGCGCTTTCCTGCGCCGGCTCGGGATCGAGACCCGCGCCGTCACGCTGATGTCGAAGGCGACGCCGCAGGTCTCGGAAGACATCGCCAGCGGGCTGAAGCGCCTCACCGATTCGGGCCGCGGCGGGATGGGGTCACTGTTCAAAGTGCTCGGCGTCTCGCACCCTTCGATGGCCGAACTCGCCGGCCTGACCGACCAGCCTGCTGCCCCCGGGCCGAGCGTCGCTATCGACACCGAAGCGGACGACACACCTCACCAGGAATCGGAAGAAGATTCGGAATGACCCTCACCTCGCCGCTGCTGTCAGCTGTTCCCGGCCTGCGTCATGCTTTCTTCACCCGTGAGGGCGGTGTGTCGAACGGCATCTACGCCAGCCTCAATGGCGGCCTCGGATCAAACGACGATCAGACCCATGTCGCTGAAAACCGCCGCCGCATGGCCGAGACGCTGGGGGTCGCGCCATCGCACTTTCTCACTGCTTATCAAGTGCACTCGCCCGATGTCGCTGTCGTCACTGAACCATGGACCCCTGAGAGCCGGCCAAAGGTCGATGCCATCGTCACCGCAACGCCGGGCCTGGCGCTCGGCGTCTCCGCCGCGGACTGCGGACCGATCCTGTTTGCGGACGCACAGGCGCGAGTGATCGGCGCCGCCCACGCCGGCTGGCGCGGCGCCTTCATGGGCGTGCTGGAATCCACCCTTGCAGCGATGGAAAAGCTCGGCGCCGATCGCAGCCGCGTTGTCGCCGCGATCGGGCCCCTGATCCGCCAGCGCAGCTACGAGGTTGGGGAAGAGTTCGTCCATCGCTTCGGCCGCG is drawn from Bradyrhizobium prioriisuperbiae and contains these coding sequences:
- the lgt gene encoding prolipoprotein diacylglyceryl transferase, with amino-acid sequence MFAIAFPVFDPIAVSFGPFAIRWYALAYIGGIVLGWIYARAIIRDGRLWGGTSPISLLDMDDFILWVTFGIILGGRTGYVLFYNLDYFVQHPAEIIELWKGGMSFHGGFLGCVAAVLLFGWRRKVSVLSLGDITCAVGPIGLLLGRIANFINGELWGRAADVPWAMVFPTGGPVPRHPSQLYEATLEGVLLFIVLALMIRAGALRRPGFIIGSFATLYGIARITGEFFREPDPQLGFLWGGLTMGMVLSVPMIVAGVCFLVAAWRRQPVSSIQAPANQVSINQG
- the pgeF gene encoding peptidoglycan editing factor PgeF, which translates into the protein MTLTSPLLSAVPGLRHAFFTREGGVSNGIYASLNGGLGSNDDQTHVAENRRRMAETLGVAPSHFLTAYQVHSPDVAVVTEPWTPESRPKVDAIVTATPGLALGVSAADCGPILFADAQARVIGAAHAGWRGAFMGVLESTLAAMEKLGADRSRVVAAIGPLIRQRSYEVGEEFVHRFGRDDPANAQFFAPSERTGHAMFDLAGYIRMRLERAGVLLIDDPDICTYEDERFFSYRRTTHRGEPDYGRHIHALVLEA
- a CDS encoding class I SAM-dependent methyltransferase is translated as MIPTSPLEADIRKLIRSTGPMPVWRYMQLCLTHHEHGYYIARDPLGREGDFVTAPEVSQMFGELLGLWAASVWKAIGAPDTIRLIELGPGRGTLMMDALRAIRIVPPFHAACHVHMVEINAALREKQVAALAGTRNVHWHDGIDDVPEGPSIIFANEYVDVLPIHQMVRRETGWHERVIEIDAADRLAFGASAEPMSRFDLLLPPLVRAAPVGAVFEWRPNTEIMKITSRVRAFGGAALIIDYGHLRSDAGDTFQAIAKHSFTDPLKNAGLSDVTAHVDFQAMAHAVEDIGGRVHGPIEQGAFLRRLGIETRAVTLMSKATPQVSEDIASGLKRLTDSGRGGMGSLFKVLGVSHPSMAELAGLTDQPAAPGPSVAIDTEADDTPHQESEEDSE